The nucleotide window TGTGGGAGCAGTCCCTTTTGGTATGCCTCTCTTACCTTTACTAGATGATCCAACGGTATGATTCAAAATAACACGTGTAAAAAGCCTTAGTGTATGTTTACTTCATCAAAATCAAATCTTTCCAGCTTTGATTTGTTTGATATTAGATCAGAGACATTTGGGAAAATATCTTCGCCTGCAACAAAGTGCTTTAGTGGAACTCCACCATCCAGTTTCATGAAAAGGTAAAACGAGTTTTGCGATTCCACGCCATACTTGATAGAGTGAATATTTTTTTCCGATCGTTTGCCGGACTTTTCATAGATTGCCACAGTGTTGTTGCTTAGTTCGTCCAGCTTGACAAGGTTCTCTGGGATTATGGGATTCTCTGTTGTAATGTAGAGTCTTACCTTTGATACAAATGGAATTGGTCCCTGCGGAATCTTTGATATTTGCTTTAGGCCTAGTATTGTGATTTTGTCTGACTGTATCTTGTCTGGGATTTTGGGCCTTCTTTTCTTTGGGTTTAACAGCTTGGCAAAAAACGGCCTACCTTTTCCCAATACAGCGCTGGTAGTGTCCTCACCACCAATCCAGGTTATCTTTGCCTGGGTGGCGCCAAATTTATCAAAGAAATACCTGGAGATCATACCCTCTACACTATCAAATTCCGTCATGCCGTGTCTTTGGCACGTGACACAGCCTTTTCCAAGGCAATTCTGGCACGGCTTTTGCTTTTGAGGAATGTCTCGGACCGGCTTGACATACCTGCCGGCAACATAGAGCGATTTGGAGTGAGCCTCGCATGATTCGGTCTTGAAATCAACAGTTATGGTAAGGTCTGGATCGGCCACATTGTGATTACGCTTGGTCTTGCGGGAAAACTGTTTTGCCAGCTCGCGAGTGATACTTGTTTTTATGCCATCGATTCCTTTGAGCTTGAATTGTGATCTTAGATGATCGTCCCTGTCCAGAACTGATGGCTTTAGCTTGGCACCAATCAGAAACGTTTTGAAATCATAAACGGATGATGCCTCTTTCATCTTGTCCAAATAGAAATAAAGTGTATCGAACACATTCTTGCACACATAGCATTTTTTGTTTTTTGATTTGATCTTTTTGCGGATTTTTTGGCCCAACAATTTGTTTGATGCAAGGCCTAGCCTTTTTGCAAATAATCTCCCAAGACAATGATCACATAGATCATGTTCTGAGAGGATCTTTTTTGATAATGACACCACTGGGGTGAATTTGTCTTGGGTCACGATGAAATTTTTTTGGTAAAATCAGCTATTAGTGGTTTGCCTAACCCATACCCATTTTACGCAAGAAGCCCTGCATCTGTCTTCCCTTTGCTGCCTTCATCATGCCCTTGGAGTTTTTGTAATTTTTGAGCAGCTCCTTTACCTCGTGCTCCGGCCAGCCAGAACCGCGCGCAATTCTTTTGATTCTAGATGCGTTTAACAAGTCAGGGTCTGCCTTTTCTGTCTTTGACATGCTTTGTATGATGTAGCGCCACCTCTGGACTCGAGTCTCCATCTGCTCTACTTGGTCCTCCTTTACCATTCCGGAGAGTCCCGGCATGTTGTCCAAGAATCCCTTGAGGGATCCTACCTTTGATACTTCTTCTAGCTGGAAATAGAAATCATCCATATTCATCTTGCCGCTAGAGATTCTCTTTAGTCGCACATCATCTGCTTCGTTTTCCAGCCGCTTTGCCAGATCAAGCACTGCCTGAATGTCTCCCATTCCAAGTAGCCTTCCGACAAATCTTGTCGGCGAGAACAATTCCAAATCATCGACCCGCTCGCCGGTTCCAATGTACATTACCTTGGCGCCAGTTGCCGCCGATGCTGCAAGCGCACCGCCTCCTTTGGCAGATGAATCCAGTTTTGTGATTATGATTCCGCCTACAGGTACAGTCTTGTGAAATGATTCCGCTTGGTGGTAGCATTGCTGGCCTATTGTACCATCTATTACCAGCAAGGCAAGATCTGGATCGGTTACTTTGCCGATTTCTTTCATTTCGTCTAGCAGGTCTTTTTCTTCCTTGTGTCGACCGGCAGTATCAATTAGCATGATATCCAGGGCATGGTTTGCAAAGTGTTTCAGTCCGTTTTTGACAATTCCTGGTGCGTCCTTGTTGTTTTCCTCTCCATACACTTCGACGCCAGATTTCTCACAGTTTGTCTTTAGCTGAACTAGTGCCCCAGGCCTGTAGGTGTCTGCGCCAATCACTCCAACCTTGTAACCTTGTTTTGTTAGAAACTTGGCGAGCTTGCCAGTAATAGTTGTTTTTCCGCTTCCTTGGATTCCAAGCAATAATACCTTGTTTAGCTTGCCAGGCTTGAATGCAAAGTCATTTTCCTTGCCCAGCAATCCTGCCAATTCATCATATAGAATTTTAATAATGTGATCTTTTCTGGACAGTCCTGGTGGTGGGGTCTCTTCCAGTGAGCGTTTCTTGAGATTTTCAGCAATTCGTATTGCAAGATCAATTTTGACATCAGCACTTAGTAATGATTTTAGAACATCGTTTGCCAGCTGCTTGATTAGTTCTTCGTCTATTCCGGATGAGCTGACAATTTTTTTGATTGCTGCGCGCAGTCCAGTCTTGAGATTATCCAGCATTGTTTTTCATCTTTGCAGCCAGTATTTCAAATCTTCCTCGGTAGCCATCCCAGATTTTCTTGGTGTCAGTGATTTCTATCATACCAGAAAAGAGAGGACAGTCCACCACAAATGTTTCTGCCTCACCACCTTCAAAACTCAAATTGAATCTGTGTTTTTCCGATTTTTCCATCAAATCAGTAAGATCCTGTCTTGTTATTTTTTTGCCAAGCCATGATTCATCCAATCCATCAGCAGAGACGGCAGTTATGATAAACTCAAAGTTATGATCGAGTAATTCCACCATGTATTGTTTTTGATCTTTTTTCCAAATAGGTGTGATGATTTCCAGTCCTAGCTCTTTTGCCACGCCCTCAAATCGTGTTTTTTGAAATTCGCTTAGAATTCCGCCATGTACCACACCATCTATGCGGTGAGTCTGTTTTGCCTGCACCAGTCCTTCTTTGATTAGTTGCAGTTCCTGTGTGGTATTATCAGACTCTGATTGTATCATGATTTGTGGAATGTTCATGGCCTTTGCCTGAAGTGTTGTTTGGGATATGTTTGGGTGGTGCAAAAGATGGCTTTCCTCGGAACTAGCAAGGATTGTAATCAGGCAACTTATTGTGTGTCCCATTTTTTGCGCAGCATAAATTG belongs to Candidatus Nitrosotenuis cloacae and includes:
- a CDS encoding tRNA pseudouridine(54/55) synthase Pus10; translated protein: MTQDKFTPVVSLSKKILSEHDLCDHCLGRLFAKRLGLASNKLLGQKIRKKIKSKNKKCYVCKNVFDTLYFYLDKMKEASSVYDFKTFLIGAKLKPSVLDRDDHLRSQFKLKGIDGIKTSITRELAKQFSRKTKRNHNVADPDLTITVDFKTESCEAHSKSLYVAGRYVKPVRDIPQKQKPCQNCLGKGCVTCQRHGMTEFDSVEGMISRYFFDKFGATQAKITWIGGEDTTSAVLGKGRPFFAKLLNPKKRRPKIPDKIQSDKITILGLKQISKIPQGPIPFVSKVRLYITTENPIIPENLVKLDELSNNTVAIYEKSGKRSEKNIHSIKYGVESQNSFYLFMKLDGGVPLKHFVAGEDIFPNVSDLISNKSKLERFDFDEVNIH
- a CDS encoding signal recognition particle receptor subunit alpha; the encoded protein is MLDNLKTGLRAAIKKIVSSSGIDEELIKQLANDVLKSLLSADVKIDLAIRIAENLKKRSLEETPPPGLSRKDHIIKILYDELAGLLGKENDFAFKPGKLNKVLLLGIQGSGKTTITGKLAKFLTKQGYKVGVIGADTYRPGALVQLKTNCEKSGVEVYGEENNKDAPGIVKNGLKHFANHALDIMLIDTAGRHKEEKDLLDEMKEIGKVTDPDLALLVIDGTIGQQCYHQAESFHKTVPVGGIIITKLDSSAKGGGALAASAATGAKVMYIGTGERVDDLELFSPTRFVGRLLGMGDIQAVLDLAKRLENEADDVRLKRISSGKMNMDDFYFQLEEVSKVGSLKGFLDNMPGLSGMVKEDQVEQMETRVQRWRYIIQSMSKTEKADPDLLNASRIKRIARGSGWPEHEVKELLKNYKNSKGMMKAAKGRQMQGFLRKMGMG
- a CDS encoding diphthine--ammonia ligase, whose amino-acid sequence is MNVAALFSGGKDSTFAIYAAQKMGHTISCLITILASSEESHLLHHPNISQTTLQAKAMNIPQIMIQSESDNTTQELQLIKEGLVQAKQTHRIDGVVHGGILSEFQKTRFEGVAKELGLEIITPIWKKDQKQYMVELLDHNFEFIITAVSADGLDESWLGKKITRQDLTDLMEKSEKHRFNLSFEGGEAETFVVDCPLFSGMIEITDTKKIWDGYRGRFEILAAKMKNNAG